The DNA sequence ACAGGAAAATATAGAGGATATAGATATTCCCCCAGAAACAAATCAGCAAGAAGATGTGGACATCGCTGATGATGAGGAAAAAAATATGAGTGAAGTGATTTTTCCTCAAGGCAAGGAGACGATGGTAAATGAATTAGAGATTGATGTACAAGTGGGAGAAGTAGATGATCAAATAGAATTAGACGAAGATGACAATTTTGAGGAAAGTTCCAAGGACGTTTTTGATGGTGATAATAGTGAAAATCCTGAAGAAACTATTACTGATGCCATTATCAAAGAGGCGTCACAGAGCGATCGCCCCGTTGTCAGAACCCGTCGTCGTCGTACTTCTCGCAGTTCTTAATCTTAATTAGGAATAAAGAAAGGGCAAGGGGCAATAATTTTAGTTCGGAGAGTTCGCACCGAAAGCTCTTACACTCCTTTCAGTCGTGAACGGAGTTAAGATAAAAAGAAATTTCTCCCTAACACCCTAAGCCCCTACTTCCTCATTATTCCTAACTTTTATACTCGTGAATAACGAAAGGTAAACTAATTACTTTTCCCTCTGCTGTTCCGATTTTTACCAGTAGTCCTTCTCCTCCTGCTTTGGTGCGAATGTAACCAAGAGCAAATGGTTCATTTTCATAGTTAATATAACTGGTGATTTTTCCTACTTTTTCTTCTTCTAAAAAAATAGTATTTTCTATTTCTGGATTAATTTCTTGGTTGAGTTTTATGCCCCAAAGTCTTTGTTTAACTCCTTTATAAGTATTCAATCTAGCAATAGTTTCTTGTCCGATATAACAACCTTTACTAAAAGAAATTGAATTCCATAAGCCTGTTTCTAAAGGGTTAAAATCTTCTGTTAATTCTTTTTCTGGGGCGGGTCTGCCTCTTAAAATTCTCAATATTTCCCATTCTTTGCTACCTATTAGTTTAGGATTTTTTTCTATTAATTTTTGCCAAATAATATCTGCTTTATCCTGTTTAACTATTAAATTATATCCCCTTATTTTTAAGTCGCTTCCCACAGTTAATAAAACTTCTATGCCATCTATAGTTAAATTTTGGTGATAAAATTCTGGCTTTTCTAATATTTCTTTTTCTACCCAATTACTTAATAGTTCGTGACTGTTATTGCCAAATATTGTGAATATTTTATAATCTGAGGAAATATCTTTTAATTCTACTTTATCAAAAGGAAATATATAACGATCCATCCATTGATATAATTTCTGATTTTGATTTGGGGATGTTAATAATAAAACTTCTTCTTCTTTGAGATAAACACTAACTAAATCGATATTTCTACCAGTAGAATTGACAAAAACTGTATCACATCCTTGGCTAGATTTTAAAGATTGAATATCATTAGTACTTTGATTATGTAAATACCTAAGACGATCGCATCCTGTAACTTTTAATAAACCCCAATCACTGCGATCGCAAAAAAAAACGTTATCTTCCCATTGAGAAAGAGAAAAATTTTGATTGTTAAAAGTCAATGGTACTTCAATACTTTCTGCAAAAACTGCCCCTGATTGTATCTGTAATTCTTTTAATTTATTCATGATATATGATCAAGCCAATGAAAACTTGTGATCAATGATACTAAAAATAATCTTCCTTCATGGGCATAATTAATGCCATAAATCATAATTGATATAAAAATGTTACCTTTAATCGAAGCTATTTTAAATGGTATTAGCATTGGCTCAGTGTTACTCATCGCCGCTTTAGGGTTAGCGATTGTTTTCGGTTTGATGGGAGTGATTAATCTCGCTCACGGTGAATTAATGATGATTGGTGCTTATACCACTTTTGTGATCCAGAATATATTTAAACCTTTAGGTGAACCTTTTTTCGATTGGTATATTATCGTTTCCATTCCCGTTGCTTTTATCGTTACAGCATTAGTAGGACTAATTTTAGAAAAAGGAGTCATAAAATTTCTTTATGGCCGACCTTTAGAAACCCTTTTAGCAACATGGGGAGTTAGTTTAATTCTGCGTCAATTCGTGCGTAGTGTTAACGGCTCAATGGCTATCGGTTTAACTATTTTTTCCCTTCTCTTTTTCGGGGCGATGTTTTTCTTTTCTCGTCGTCAAAATTGGTTACAAATTCGCAACCTTTTTCTTTACATTACCTTACCTCTAACAGGTGCGATCGCAATTACCACAGGAATTTTAATCAATCAATCTCAAAATAAATCCCTAACAACTCCTTGGTTTAGTGCCAGAAACGTGGACGTAACGGCCCCTGAATGGTTAAGAGGTGGAATACCTTTAGGAGACTTTCAATTTCCCACTGCCCGTATTTTTATCATTGTTTTAACCTTACTTTGTTTAGCAGGGGTATATTGGTTTTTAAACGTCACAGATTGGGGCTTAAAAATTCGTGCTGTTACCCAAAACCGCACCATGAGTTCTTGTTTAGGTATTCCCACCGCCACCGTTGATGCTCTCACCTTTGCCCTCGGTTCAGGTTTAGCAGGGATTGCAGGAGTCGCTATCAGTCTTCTTGGTTCAGTGGGGCCAAACACAGGACAAAACTATATTGTTGATGCGTTTATGGTGGTAGTTGTAGGAGGAGTTGGTAATCTTTTGGGTTCAATCATCGCCGCTCTTGCCATTGGCACTGTTAGCTATATTGTCGGTTCTGGTACTCTTGGTTTAATGATTATGTCTCAAGAATCGCTTACTCCGTTGTTAGACATCGTCAACTTCTTTGCAACTACAAGTATGGCGAAAGTTCTTGTTTTTGTAATTATTATTGGTTTTCTGCAAGTTAAACCCTCTGGTATTTTCCCGCAAAAAGGACGCACAGCAGAATTATAAAAGGATATGAACCTGAGTTCAGAAATGAGGGCTTGGGTTTCTAGGGTGTTGGAGGGTTCAAGTTTCGGAGAAATTAACTATTGCTTGTTGCCTATCAACTAACTAAATTATATAAGCCATAGCTTAACATCTCTCCTGAAAGTGTAATTTATCCTGATTAGGGGTTAAAGTTTGCTCAAAAAAATCTGCTATATTATTGTGTTCATCGGCAACTAATACTTTTGCTTTATGTCCTTTTTTCATTAACTCAGCGCGATCGCACTCTTCATAGGCATATATAATTAAAATATCCCCTTCTTGACATAATAAAGCCGCCCCACCATTAGGACAAATTTCTTTACTTCCCCTCTCCCCCGGAATAGCATAAGTTGACCAACGTTTAGCATTATTAAGATTAACAATATCTAATTCTTCTAAAGGTAAAATACCAACTTTTTCCATCAAATCTGGATCTATAGAAATACTACCAACATAATCTACATTTGCAGATGTTACTCTGACTCGATGTAATTTAGCGTGCATTAATCGAATAGTTGTCATAACAAAGAAAAATAAAACAATAAGAAGCAAACCAATAATTTTGTATCGAACACTACCTCAGTTCAGTTGAAGAATATCGGGTGGGTTAAGGGGTGTTGGGGAATTGAGGTATTAGGGTGTTAGGGAAGACGAGTTCGGGGTTTTTAATTCTTAATTCTTAATTATCAACTATTTACCTTTACACCTTGCCCATAGCCCTTTTAACTTTTTCTCTTACCCCTTAACCTTTTCCCCATTACTCAGAGATGACAATTTATCCCGAACTTAGATAAGACCAGATAAATTATAGGTAAAAATGAGGCGAGAATAACCATGACAAAAGTAAAGAAACATCATTAACTGGGGCTGGAATCATCGCTCCTCTTGAATCCAATAACTCTACCAAAATTAAATAAACAACTCCCAATAACACAGATACTATTCCTGTCACAATCGCAACTATTTTTTTTCGTTCCATTACTACAATACTCTTCGATATTTTGATTGAATTATGGGGCTAAAATTTACATTTCTTAAATTATATCTTAGTTACCTTTATTTTTCCCCTTATCTCCATCAATAGACTTCTTGGAGAAGTCAAAGAAAAGGCAAAAAGCAAGAGTGAAGAAAATTAACTGTTTCTCTTTTAATTTTAGTTTTGCAAGAGAACTAATTTATAAGAGTAAGTAAAGTAAGGGGATGAACTCGATCTATAGGGAAATATCATTAATGTAGTGATTATTCTTTTCTAAAAGTAAGACAAGGTAAGGTTTTTTCAAGAATCTAAAATATTTATTAAGAGTAATTACAAACCCCTAACCATGAATGGTTATTCAGTATTAAAATGCTAAAAAGACGTTTTTAATGACATACAATTAATTAGCATTTTGGTAGTTCGAGTGAGATTTTAAAATCTTCCCCATTAGTCAAATCAATTCTTCAGGTTAATAGAGATGAAAATAAATCAATTTTTGAGAAACTATGAGCAGGGTATTCGACAGTTTCAAGGGATTAATTTACAATCAGCGAATTTATCTGAATCTGTGTTAGTGGCGGTGGATTTACAATATGCCAAATTAATCGGGGCTGACTTTAGTCGTTGTTTTTTGACTAAATCTAACTTTTCTCATGCTCAACTCAACTGGGCAGATTTTACTTATAGCAAGTTAAGTGAAGCAGTTTTTAATGGGGCGGATTTGACCAAAGCTAATCTCACTGGGGCTTTTATGGTGCGATCGCATCTTATCAAAACACAACTTAGTGCCGCCAATCTCAGCCATAGTAATTTACGAAATGGAAACCTAGCAGAAGTTAACTTATGTGGAGCTAGTCTTTACCGTGTTAATTTAAGAGAGGCTTTTATGGGAAAAAGCAACCTCAACTGGAGTAATTTTCAAGAAGCAAGACTAAGTAAAGCAAACATGAGACATTCTTGTGCTTATCAAGCCAATTTTACTCGCTCATTCATGAAAGAAGTCAATCTGAGTCATAGCAACCTAACAGAAGCTAACCTATATGGGGCAAGATTAAGTGGATCAAATTTACAAAATACTAACTTGCAGAATGCAAACCTAAGAGAAGCAAGATTAGTTGGTGCAGACTTAAGAGGAGCGGATTTACGAGGAGCAAACTTACAAAATGCTGATTTACAAATGGCAAACCTTGACGGAGCAATTTTTGACGACACAAACTTATCTCAAGCTAATTTGACGGGAGTAAAAATAAATCACACCAGTTTTGTTAATTCTTGTCTGGATAATACTATTCTCTCTGAAACTTTGTCCAAAATGCTCAATTTTGAATTAAAAAAAAATTATCGAGTGAATATGGCAGTTAACAATTAAGAAAAGGGCAATGAGCAAGAAGGGAAGGGCAAAGGTAATAATTAATTATTTTCTCCCTAATACCCTAACACCCAAACCCCCGAACGCTTAATAACTATTACACATTAACCACTTCACTGGTGGTATTTTCTTGAACAGAAGTAGCAGATTTAGCTTTAACAGCCTTGAACATTCCAAAGCGACAAAGACCACTACCAAAGCCAACACGCATTAAAATCATGGTAGGAACTTCTCTCAAGGATTTGATAAAACCAGATAAACCAAACTTGATAATACCTTCAGGGCGCACTATGCCTTGCCAAACAGACTCCAACCAAGAAGGTAAAGTTTCTTGAGTCCAATCGGCTGTGACTACATCTCCATCGACTAAACCTGTTTCAGCAATTTGTTCGGAAAAACCTTCAATACTGGAAAAGGAAGGGTGAGACCATTGATCCAATAATTGACGCATTACAATTCTTTCCCACCAATTAAGAGGTACTTTGCGATCGTCTCTTTGATTCCAATCTGCTACCACAAGAGTACCACCGGGTTTTAAAACCCTCATCATCTCTTGAGCATATTTATTCTTATCAGGCATATGAGGACCAGCTTCGATCGACCATACCACATCAAAACTATTATCAGGGAAAGAAAGATCTAAGGCATTATCCACCTGAAATTTAGCACTAACACCTTCAGGAGTTAATTCTGTTGCCCTTTGTACTTGTTTTGGACTAATGGTAATACCTGTGGCTTCAAAATTATAATCTTTCGCTAAAATACGAGTGCTACCACCAATCCCACAACCTACATCTAAAACCTTAGTACCACGAGGTAACTTATCTAATCCTCCCCATTTAACCATTTCATGAACAAAATCAGCTTTAGCCTCTAAAAAGTCTTTGCGTCTTGGAGGAGAACCATAATGACCCAAATGGATATGCTCACCCCAATAAAATTCTAAAATTCCATCTTCTGTCCACTCATCATATGAAGTCGCAACAGTTTCAGGAGTTTCAAAAGTCCGAGGAGTCAGTAGATAAATAACAACACCTATAATTACTGATATTAGTAAAACACCAAGAGCGTAGTATAGAAACATTAAAATAAACCTTAATATTTATTTACATTTTGTTTATAATAATATCAATTTCTGAGATTTTTTGATGAATCAGATTTTTTACTGATATAGTTAGCTTTTAGTTCAAAGCTAGAGTATGGGATGAAGGTAATTTAACGATCAAGTGACATCACACACAACGAAGATCCAATAATCTTAGAATATATATAGTAATTTTCCTATTCACGAGGTGCAGTTTTTTGATACCAGTGCAGATACACCTGAGTTCGATGAAAAAAGTATCGAAAAATAAAGCGCCCTCGAGTTATCATCGAGCCAATTTTGGAATAAAAAATTATTAAATTTAGGAAAAACTCATTTAAAATCAACTTATTCAGCTTTTTTGTCAATAATTATTACTTTTAACTCCGAACTCCGAACTCCGAACTCCGAACTCAGGTAGATACAGTCTATTCTTTATTCCCGAATAGGGATGATTAGTGTACCTCAGTATTCATATCAACGCTATACAAGAATTATGTAACAGTTTCAGTTGAAGGAATTAATGTAAACTGTCTTGTAAAGAGTCAGAAAATTAACGTAAACTTTTAGTAGGGCGAACGATGGGACTCGAACCCACGAATGGTGGAACCACAATCCACTGCCTTAACCACTTGGCTACGCTCGCCATTACGATTTCTGATTATAACATAATTTCATTAAAATGATCCAGTAATTATCCAAAAAAAGTTATCTAAATATGAATCCATTATTTCTTGAAGAGCGTAAGTTTCCCCGTATTTTGTTGGCAGTTGGCGGAGGCTTTTTTTTAATTATGGGAATAATTTTAACTCTCACTAATCCCAATTCCACGAAATACGAAAAGTTTGCCACAGAAGAGTTAGTTAGGTATGCTAAGGAGAATATTTGTCCTGCTAAATCATCGAATCTGGAAGAGGCTATAAAAAGTCAGGTTTGCAATTTAATAGTCGATACAGGTAAAAATAAAATACCCCAATTAATCGCTTCCAATACGAAAAGAAATAATTATTTATTGCTCAGTCTTTATACAACTAATCTGTATATTTACCAATTTGAAACTATTGCTGTGTTTAATAATTTTTACGTCATCAATGCCCAAAAACTTCATGAATAGAAAATTAAATATGGAAATTACTTCTATTTTAATTAAGGCAATTTAAGCAATATTTCCACAAAATTAGACTCAATAATCAGTAAAGAATAAAAGATAATAAAACAATGTGTTTGCAACAACATTAAATTACAAAAAAATAGTTTACAATGAGCAAATAATTGCAATAAAACTTTATATTGAGCTTTTGAGATGAAACCGAGTCAAGCATCAAATCAAGATTTATCGAAGATTGGGCAAGATAGTGAAAAGCAAGATGATTTACCGAAAAATAACCAGAAAAAACTATCAAGATGGTTATTGATACTGTTAGTTTTGGGTGGGGGTATTGGTAGTTGGCAAATACTTAAACCTTCTTCTGTAACTTCTCAAGCTCAAGTTAAGGAGAGTGAAACACCTGCTAAACCAGTGACAGTCGAAACTTTAACTACTTCTCAAGCTGTTCAGAAAGTCAAATTGTTAGGACAAGTGGAGGCTGGTCAAAAAGCAACCCTAAGTTCTCAAATTGATGGTACGATCGAGCAAATATTAGTCAAAGAAGGCGATCGCATCTCCGAAGGTCAAGTAGTGGCGGTTTTGGATATAGCAGATGCTAAGATTGCCTTAGCCCAAGCCAAAGCTAAACTTGCTCAAGAACAAAGTAACCTCGATCGCTTACAGGTAGGTACTCGCCCAGAAATTATCGCTCAAAGACAAGCACAATTGCAGTCGGCATTAGCAAGGGAAAAAGAAGCTGAAAATAATTTAGCCAGTTTAATTGCTTTGCAACCAGATTTAATTAAGCAAAAACAAGCAGAATTACAAGCTACTCAAGCAAGGGAAAAAGAAACCCAAGATAATCTCAAAAGAATTACAACCTTGAGTGAAGAAGGAGCAATTTCCGAAAGAATTTTAGTAGAGGCTCAATCGGCAGTAGAAACAGCAGTTAATGAGAGACTAAGGGCAGAATCAGCTTTACAAGCTCAAAAAACCCAAGCCAGTCAAGATATTGCCCAAGGAAGAACCAATTTAGATAATATTCGCAGTGAAAAATTGCGTCTTCAAGCGAGTTTAGCAGAGGCAAAAGCAGGACCTACTATCGAGGAAATCGAAGCTCAAAAAGGTTTAGTAAAATTAGCCCAAGCTCAAGTCCAACAAGCAGAATTAGCCTTACAACGCACGGAAATTAAAGCACCCTTTGCAGGAATTATTCAGGCTCGACAAGTAGATACAGGAGATTATGTAGAAATAAATGATCCTCTTTTTACTTTAGTCAGTGATAAATCCGTTGATATATTTTTAGAAATTCCTGAAAACATTAGTGGGCAAGTAACACCAGGGATGAGAGTCAATTTGTCTGCCCGAGCCTTACCCGATTGGCAAGATAGAACCATAATCACCGCCGTTATCCCCACTGCCGACACTGCTTCTCGTCGTCAATCCGTTAGAGTTACATTGGGTAATCCTCCTCCCCAATTAGTCCCCGGTATGGCTATTCAAGCTGATTTAGAAATGCCCCTAGCTGTAAATGATGGCTTTGTGGTTTCTCGAGATGCCTTAACTAGAAGAGGTAATAAATGGTTATTATTCGCTGTTGAGGATGGAAAAGCAAAACAGTTAGAAGTCGAAATGGTTAATGATTTAGGTTCAGAAGTAATCATTGCTAATGCCCAACTTGAAGAAGGAAAATCCATTGTTGTCAAAGGTGGTGATGGATTAAGACATGATACTGCTATCAAAATTGTTGAATAAAGGGGCAAAGGCAAAGTAAAAGGGCAAAGTTCAAGGGGCAAGAGGCAAACCCCCCTTTATCCCCCCTCTCGAGGGGAGAGGGCAATGGTAAATAGTTGATAATTAATAACTTCGTGCCTCCGAACTCCTAACTCGTTTCTCCCTAATCACCCTCTCTCTAATTAAATTAATCACTACTTATTATTTATTTATGAATTTCATTAAAACTGCAATTCGTTGGCGACATGGTACAGGAGTATTATTTTGTTTACTTGCCCTGTTTGGAATTTTGGCGTTATTTCAACTTCCATTAGAGTTACAACCGGGGGGTGATACACCAGAAATAAGCATCCGTACTCCCTATTCTGGTGCTAGTCCTGCCGAGGTGGAAGATTTAGTTACTCGTCCTATTGAAGAAAGATTGGAAGAAGTGCCGGGGGTACAAGAAATTATTAGTACCAGTAGCTCTGGTTTGAGTAACATTAATGTTGAGTTTTCTTGGGATAGTAACATCGATCGCAGTTTGGTTGATGTTTTGAATAAATTGCAACAGGTGGAAGCCTTACCAGCAGAGGCGGATGAGTCAGAGGTCGAAATTGTTAGTGGTAGCAGTAGCCCGATGATGTGGATTGTCTTAACTCCGAAAGAGGGGTTTACAGGGGATGATTTTCATTATCGAGATCTAGTAGATGATGTGATTGTACCTAATTTACGTCAGGTGCAAGGTATTGGTGAATTTATCATTTCAGGGGGTAGAGAACGAGAAGTAGAGGTTATAGTCGATCCTAAAGCCCTTGCCGATAGAAATTTAACTATCTCTGATGTGGTGAGAACCTTAAGAAATAATAACCGAGATATTCGTGGAGGTCCGTTAGTTTTAGGGCGAAGAGAATATCGAGTAAGAACCATCAGCCGTATTGATGATGTTAAACAGTTAGAAGATTTTGTTTTGCGTCGGGATGCTTCTGGTACGGTTTATTTAGGTGATGTGGCTACGGCACAAATGGGTAGAGCGATTCAAGATCGAGCTTTGATTAGAAATAATGAACCTGCAGTAGGTATCGGGATTGTTAGGCAGGTGGGGGGTAATGTACCCGTAATTTCTCAGGGAATTCGTCAACAATTAGCTCTATTGGAAGAAAGATTCGATCGCACTGGAGAGGGGATAGCTTTTGATATTACCTATGATGAAAATGACTATGTCAATCAATCAATTTCCTTTGTTCAGAGTAATCTAATTATTGGTGCAATTTTAGCCGCTTTAATTCTATTGTTGTTTTTGGGTTCTATTCGCACAGTGGCAGTGATTGCCATTTCTATTCCTACTACCTTAATCACAGTTTTTATCGTTTTTCATCTACTCGGCAGAAGTTTAAATGTCATCAGTTTAGCTGGTTTAGCCTTTGCGGTGGGGATGGTGGTAGATAATGCGATCGTAGTTTTAGAAAATATTTTCAGTCATTTACAAAAAGGTAAAACTCCCGTAAAAGCGGCCATTGAAGGAACTAACGAAGTTGCAGGGGCAATGTTAGCCTCTACCCTAACCACCGTAGCAGTATTTGCTCCGATTATTTTAGTTACAGGAGAGGCAGGGCAGTTATTTTTTGATATTGGTATTGCCCTCTCTGTGTCTGTGTTATTTTCTCTTTTTACAGCTATTACCTTAGTACCTATGTTGGCGGGATTATTCCTTAAGCATAACGAAGCAGAACAAATGCTCTCAGGGGTAATATCGGATCAAGGAAATGGACTAGAAAGAGCGATCGCACAAACTTCGGCAATATTTCGTTTATTACAGAGTAAATTAGAAGCCTTTTTGCTAAAAACTGTTCGTTGGTCTTTAGGAGAAGGTAAATTGAAAAGAAGACTATTTGTGTTAGCCTCTCCGCTATTGTTATTAATAATTAGTTTGCAACTTTTGCCTCCTGCGGACTACTTACCAGAAGGGAATCGTAACCTAATTATTTGGTTAGCTGAACCATATCCTGGGACAAGTATTCCTGAAGCCATAGAACTTTCTGAAGCCCCTAGAAATTTTGTTGCTCAACAACCTGAAGTAATGCGTACTTTATATGTTCATCGCCCTGGGCGAAGAATAATTGCCGCTTTTATTAAACCTGAGTTGGCCACAAGTAATAATCTCAACAGTTTAGTGGATAGATTAAGAGCAAAAAGTAATGACTACCCCGGTTATCGTTTTCTTATCCCCATTAGAGCCTCTATTTTCCAAAATCCGGGGAAAGAGTTTGAAGTACAAATTATCGGAGAAAATCTTGAGCAGTTAAACCAAATTCAACAAGAAATAAGTCAACAAATTCGCAGTTTAGAAGGGGTGCGTAATGTGCGATCGAATTTTGTTACAGGCGCACCAGAATTACAAATTATTCCCAATCGGGTTCGTTTAGCAGAAGCTCAAATTTCTGAGGCAGATTTAGGGGAAGTGGTACAAGCGGCTTTAGGCGGAGTGAGGGCTTCTGAATTTGTTGATGGTAATCGAGAATTAGATGTAACAGTGGAGTTAAAAGATACCTTTGTTTCTTCTCCTGAGCAGTTACGTCAATTAGCTATTTACAATGGACAGGGCAAAAGATTACAATTGGCAGATATAGCAGAAGTATTTGAAACTACTGGGGCAGATACCATTAATCACGTGGACTTAGAAAGGTCTATAACTCTCACCGTTAGCCTCGATCGTGAAGCCCCTTTAGGTGCTTTAATAGAACAAACTCAACAGGAAATTCTTGATCCTTTACAAGAAACATTGCCCTCTGATGTACGTTTGGAGTTAGCAGGTTCTGCGGATGTCTTAGGGGAAACTCTATTTCAATTGGCTTCCACTTTTGTTCTCTCTTTAATCATTACCTATCTATTATTAGTGGCTTTATATAAGTCTTTTACTTATCCCATAATTATTATGGCAACCGTACCAATGGGAATTACAGGGGCATTGTTGAGCTTAGTTATCGCTAATTCAATTCCGGGGGTAGTTGTACCATTAGATATGATTACAGGATTGGGATTTGTTATCCTAACAGGGATTGTCGTTAATAATGCAATTTTGTTAGTGGATCGAGCTTTACAACTACAAGAAGAAGGGATGGAATATAATACCTCATTATATTATGCTGTGAGCGATCGCCTTCGTCCTATTTTTATGTCTGCTGGAACAAGTGTATTGGGAATGTTGCCTTTAGCAGTATTACCGGGGAAAGGAACGGAACTTTATCAAGGTTTAGGAGTTGTTTTGGTGGGGGGGTTAATACTTTCTACTTTTTTAACTCCTACAATTATTCCCGCTTTGATGGGCTTATTACAAGATTTTTCCCCGAAAAACCATAAACAGTCTTCATCGGAAACATCTCCTTCTGTTAGCACATTGCAAAATTAGAAACCGAAATAAGTTTGGAGTTATAGTTATTTCAATTAAACAACCAATGAAGCCCAAGCCATAAATCTTTGCCGAAGATATAGGTTTTTGATTTACTTGGCTTTGGGGCTTTTATTTAACTATTTCTCGCACTGGGCAACGCAATACCTTCTACAGCTTGACGGTAAGGCTCAACAGATTCACTATAGTCAATAGGAAGCACTGCACAAACATTCTCATGAGGACGAGGAATAATAACCCAAGACTCAAGAGCAGCACCTTCAGCCCTTTCAACTGCATCAATACCAGCAGCCATAGCGGTTTTAACCTCAGATACATCTCCTCTAATATTGACGGTAAAACGAGCGCTACCTACACGAATATAACCAACAAGGGTTACTCTTCCTGCTTTAACCATAGCATCGGCGGCGGCTAAAACTCCGGGAAATCCTTT is a window from the Cyanobacterium sp. Dongsha4 genome containing:
- a CDS encoding folate-binding protein; translation: MNKLKELQIQSGAVFAESIEVPLTFNNQNFSLSQWEDNVFFCDRSDWGLLKVTGCDRLRYLHNQSTNDIQSLKSSQGCDTVFVNSTGRNIDLVSVYLKEEEVLLLTSPNQNQKLYQWMDRYIFPFDKVELKDISSDYKIFTIFGNNSHELLSNWVEKEILEKPEFYHQNLTIDGIEVLLTVGSDLKIRGYNLIVKQDKADIIWQKLIEKNPKLIGSKEWEILRILRGRPAPEKELTEDFNPLETGLWNSISFSKGCYIGQETIARLNTYKGVKQRLWGIKLNQEINPEIENTIFLEEEKVGKITSYINYENEPFALGYIRTKAGGEGLLVKIGTAEGKVISLPFVIHEYKS
- the panD gene encoding aspartate 1-decarboxylase, with translation MTTIRLMHAKLHRVRVTSANVDYVGSISIDPDLMEKVGILPLEELDIVNLNNAKRWSTYAIPGERGSKEICPNGGAALLCQEGDILIIYAYEECDRAELMKKGHKAKVLVADEHNNIADFFEQTLTPNQDKLHFQERC
- a CDS encoding DUF4359 domain-containing protein, coding for MNPLFLEERKFPRILLAVGGGFFLIMGIILTLTNPNSTKYEKFATEELVRYAKENICPAKSSNLEEAIKSQVCNLIVDTGKNKIPQLIASNTKRNNYLLLSLYTTNLYIYQFETIAVFNNFYVINAQKLHE
- a CDS encoding methyltransferase domain-containing protein codes for the protein MFLYYALGVLLISVIIGVVIYLLTPRTFETPETVATSYDEWTEDGILEFYWGEHIHLGHYGSPPRRKDFLEAKADFVHEMVKWGGLDKLPRGTKVLDVGCGIGGSTRILAKDYNFEATGITISPKQVQRATELTPEGVSAKFQVDNALDLSFPDNSFDVVWSIEAGPHMPDKNKYAQEMMRVLKPGGTLVVADWNQRDDRKVPLNWWERIVMRQLLDQWSHPSFSSIEGFSEQIAETGLVDGDVVTADWTQETLPSWLESVWQGIVRPEGIIKFGLSGFIKSLREVPTMILMRVGFGSGLCRFGMFKAVKAKSATSVQENTTSEVVNV
- a CDS encoding pentapeptide repeat-containing protein; translated protein: MKINQFLRNYEQGIRQFQGINLQSANLSESVLVAVDLQYAKLIGADFSRCFLTKSNFSHAQLNWADFTYSKLSEAVFNGADLTKANLTGAFMVRSHLIKTQLSAANLSHSNLRNGNLAEVNLCGASLYRVNLREAFMGKSNLNWSNFQEARLSKANMRHSCAYQANFTRSFMKEVNLSHSNLTEANLYGARLSGSNLQNTNLQNANLREARLVGADLRGADLRGANLQNADLQMANLDGAIFDDTNLSQANLTGVKINHTSFVNSCLDNTILSETLSKMLNFELKKNYRVNMAVNN
- a CDS encoding efflux RND transporter periplasmic adaptor subunit — translated: MKPSQASNQDLSKIGQDSEKQDDLPKNNQKKLSRWLLILLVLGGGIGSWQILKPSSVTSQAQVKESETPAKPVTVETLTTSQAVQKVKLLGQVEAGQKATLSSQIDGTIEQILVKEGDRISEGQVVAVLDIADAKIALAQAKAKLAQEQSNLDRLQVGTRPEIIAQRQAQLQSALAREKEAENNLASLIALQPDLIKQKQAELQATQAREKETQDNLKRITTLSEEGAISERILVEAQSAVETAVNERLRAESALQAQKTQASQDIAQGRTNLDNIRSEKLRLQASLAEAKAGPTIEEIEAQKGLVKLAQAQVQQAELALQRTEIKAPFAGIIQARQVDTGDYVEINDPLFTLVSDKSVDIFLEIPENISGQVTPGMRVNLSARALPDWQDRTIITAVIPTADTASRRQSVRVTLGNPPPQLVPGMAIQADLEMPLAVNDGFVVSRDALTRRGNKWLLFAVEDGKAKQLEVEMVNDLGSEVIIANAQLEEGKSIVVKGGDGLRHDTAIKIVE
- a CDS encoding ABC transporter permease subunit, yielding MLPLIEAILNGISIGSVLLIAALGLAIVFGLMGVINLAHGELMMIGAYTTFVIQNIFKPLGEPFFDWYIIVSIPVAFIVTALVGLILEKGVIKFLYGRPLETLLATWGVSLILRQFVRSVNGSMAIGLTIFSLLFFGAMFFFSRRQNWLQIRNLFLYITLPLTGAIAITTGILINQSQNKSLTTPWFSARNVDVTAPEWLRGGIPLGDFQFPTARIFIIVLTLLCLAGVYWFLNVTDWGLKIRAVTQNRTMSSCLGIPTATVDALTFALGSGLAGIAGVAISLLGSVGPNTGQNYIVDAFMVVVVGGVGNLLGSIIAALAIGTVSYIVGSGTLGLMIMSQESLTPLLDIVNFFATTSMAKVLVFVIIIGFLQVKPSGIFPQKGRTAEL